In Chlorocebus sabaeus isolate Y175 chromosome 9, mChlSab1.0.hap1, whole genome shotgun sequence, the genomic stretch ccagTTCCCTCTCgatctcttccttcctctccgtctctctttccctctctctttttcccttcaagtcgcaCCCGCCTTGTAATCAGCAACAAAAGCTGACATAAATCACGGGAGGATTGACAAGAGCTGACAAATAACTGATTGATTGCGGTCGAGGAACATTGACAATTGATGGAGGGGTGGAGATGCCCAAAGAAcggggggagggaggaaaagagggtgGAAGGGGAGAGTAAGaatggggggttgggggagagacTGAGTGTGAAACAGAGGAAACATGTGATCCCCGCTGCTGCCCCAATCTACGCGTCCCCGGGCGTCACGTGGCCGGGAAAGGCGGAGAGCCCAGCGCGCATCGCGGTGTTGAGCCGCCGCCGCTGCGACTGCCCATCTAGCTTCTGGTTTCTCCGCCGCGGAATCTGAGGAAATCAGAGCGGGCGGGCGGGCTTCTTCCAGCTCCGGCTCCCCAACCTTGCCTTCTTACCCTGGTGGCCGCGCTGCGCCGCGCGGGATCTCGATTACTGCGAAGGAGAAAACACTGGGTGTGCGGGTTCCTTTAGCCCCTGGAGTTGACAGTCCGGCCGGTGTCCACACTCCCACTGGTGCTCCTTCTGGACACCCCCCGCAGTCTGTTCCTCAAGCGCACCCCCCTCCAAAAGAAGGTTTCAGTTTATTTTCGAGCTGGGGAAAGGAAGAACGACGAGGAGGAAAAAAGAGGGAGGCGGCGGATGGCAAACGTAGAATAAATGTCCATCTCGTCCTCGGAGCGAAATCGAGGGAGGGGACACACGGGGGGGGGGCGGCGAAGAGCGAGCTGCCCATTAAAACCAGCTCTGAGAGtcctggcggcggcggcggcggcggcgcgggacgCGTCACATCCCCTTGACCCTCCAATCACCTCGGGCTCCCATTTGATTGGAAGGCGGCAAAGGCTTTAATCTCCCCCTCGGTGCAGCTGCTTTTGAAGTGAGTTTCCTCGCCAGAGCCCCGGCTGGACACGCAGCGGCTCACATCGCAGAGCGCAGCGTCGGCGCGGGGCCGTGAGAGCGCAGCGCTGGGGAGCAGCCCCAGGCGGACACCGCGAGCCGCCCGGCACTCCCGCAGTCCAGCCGGCTCCTCCAGCCCGGCCACGGCTCCGCTGCGGGCCGCCCAGGATTACTCGCGTCTGGCTCCAGGCGCCGAGAAGGCGCGCTGGGCGCCCGTGGCCGCCGcgccagctcctcctcctcccgctGCTCCTGCTCCCCGGGCGAGCGCGCAGCCCCGAGCCCGCCCCGCGCCTCCCGGAGCCCTCCCACCCGCTGCTCCCATGCGTGCGGGTGGGTCATGAGCACAGCGCCCTCGCTTTCTGCCCTAAGAAGCAGTAAGCacagcggcggcggcggaggcggTGCGGACCCTGCCTGGACCAGCGCGCTCTCTGGAAATAGCTCCGGCCCCGGCCCAGGCTCGTCCCCGGCCGGCAGCACCAAGCCTTTTGTGCACGCCGTGCCTCCCTCTGACCCCCTGCGCCAGGCCAACCGCCTGCCAATCAAGGTGCTGAAGATGCTGACGGCACGAACTGGCCACATTTTGCACCCCGAGTACCTACAGCCCCTGCCTTCCACGCCCGTCAGCCCCATCGAGGTAAGGACCCTCTCTCTGGATCGCACTGGGACCACTACCCTGGTTGCCACCCTAGGGCTTTCTTTTTCTCGGCATgtgggcgggggtgggggagtCGGAGTGATTCAGCTCCCGAATGGGGGAAGAGGCTACTGCTTCCGTACCTCAAAACTAGGGCGGAAAAGGGGGAGGAAGTGGAATGGGGCGTGAATGCTAGGAAGCAAGGCTGCAAATACTTGTTTCTCCTTTTGATATGAAAGCCCCTACGCCGACCCAGGCCCCTTCACTCGGCACCGAAGGCAGGCGGAGGTCTGAAATACGGTTCCAAAGTCGCCGTCCTCCGGATCCCCAGAAGCCAGTGTGTGCACACAGTCTCTGAGGCGCCAGCCGCCCAAGCCCTTACTCTGAAGAATTAAGGAGtgtttgtggggagggggtacaGTTCTGGGTCTAGGAACCGAAAACCGAAacgttttgctttttaaaaatctagttagCGCTCAGAGAGGGCAGGAAAGATGCTGCTGGGGGTGGTGGTTGGGCGGGGGGAGCAATCTGCTGCCTTTCCCAAGGGCGAGAATGTTTGTTTGTGAGTGGGTGTTGAAGACGGGGTGCCGCCTAGAATTGTGCCTCGGGGCTGGGAGGATCTTCGTGGGCTGTTGCGGAGAGGCATTTGAACCCCAGAAGCCAGGATTCTAAAGGGTTTCCACTTCTTTCTCTGTGtgaccaccccccccccccatcgTCTGACCCCGCAGCTCGATGCCAAGAAGAGCCCGCTGGCGCTGTTGGCGCAAACATGTTCGCAGATCGGGAAGCCCGACCCCTCGCCCTCCTCCAAACTCTCCTCGGTTGCCTCCAACGGGGGCAGCGCGGGCGGTGCCGGCGGCGGCGCCGCAGGCGACAAGGACACCAAATCGGGCCCCCTCAAGCTGAGCGACATCGGCGTGGAGGACAAGTCGAGTTTCAAGCCGTACTCCAAACCCGGCTCGGATAAGAAGGAGCCGGGAGGCGGCGGTGGAGGCGGTGGCGGtggcgggggcggcggcgggggTGTTTCGGCGGAGAAGTCGGGATTCCGGGTACCGAGCGCCACCTGCCAGCCATTCACGCCCAGGACAGGCAGCCCGAGCTCTAGCGCCTCGGCCTGCTCACCGGGAGGTATGCTGCCCTCGGCCGGGGGTGCCCCGGAGGGCAAGGACGACAAGAAAGACACCGACGTGGGCGGCGGCGGCAAGGGCACCGGGGGCACCTCGGCCGAAGGGGGACCCACGGGGCTGGCACACGGCCGGATTAGCTGCGGCGGCGGGATTAATGTGGACGTGAACCAGCATCCGGATGGGGGCCCGGGGGGCAAGGCTTTGGGTTCGGACTGCGGCGGTTCATCGGGCTCCAGCTCCGGCTCCGGCCCCAGCGCGCCCACCTCCTCCTCAgtgctgggctctgggctggtgGCTCCCGTGTCACCCTACAAGCCGGGCCAGACAGTGTTCCCTCTGCCTCCCGCGGGCATGACCTACCCAGGCAGCCTGGCCGGGGCCTACGCCGGCTACCCGCCCCAGTTCTTGCCACACGGCGTGGCACTCGACCCCACCAAGCCAGGCAGCCTAGTGGGGGCGCAGCTGGCGGCGGCCGCGGCCGG encodes the following:
- the ZNF503 gene encoding zinc finger protein 503; its protein translation is MSTAPSLSALRSSKHSGGGGGGADPAWTSALSGNSSGPGPGSSPAGSTKPFVHAVPPSDPLRQANRLPIKVLKMLTARTGHILHPEYLQPLPSTPVSPIELDAKKSPLALLAQTCSQIGKPDPSPSSKLSSVASNGGSAGGAGGGAAGDKDTKSGPLKLSDIGVEDKSSFKPYSKPGSDKKEPGGGGGGGGGGGGGGGGVSAEKSGFRVPSATCQPFTPRTGSPSSSASACSPGGMLPSAGGAPEGKDDKKDTDVGGGGKGTGGTSAEGGPTGLAHGRISCGGGINVDVNQHPDGGPGGKALGSDCGGSSGSSSGSGPSAPTSSSVLGSGLVAPVSPYKPGQTVFPLPPAGMTYPGSLAGAYAGYPPQFLPHGVALDPTKPGSLVGAQLAAAAAGSLGCSKPAGSSPLAGASPPSVMTASLCRDPYCLSYHCASHLAGAAAASASCAHDPAAAAAALKSGYPLVYPTHPLHGVHSSLTAAAAAGATPPSLAGHPLYPYGFMLPNDPLPHICNWVSANGPCDKRFATSEELLSHLRTHTAFPGTDKLLSGYPSSSSLASAAAAAMACHMHIPTSGAPGSPGTLALRSPHHALGLSSRYHPYSKSPLPTPGAPVPVPAATGPYYSPYALYGQRLTTASALGYQ